The Indicator indicator isolate 239-I01 chromosome 30, UM_Iind_1.1, whole genome shotgun sequence genome has a window encoding:
- the ABHD15 gene encoding protein ABHD15, translating to MPPEGLVAVALVLIGLGFLACCFWARRLEVPGDWGEEEEGIPFIAKDGSECCRLFCKPSALAQHLVRGLGRSVVLWGGCWLWPNWPQLQMLQQLLQLPKPEPAVAREFLQLSDAGLVALDWLVGPQGAGSDNGGGGPSSVLLLIPNAAGKVTGGLLQLGLQALEQGFIPVIFNRRGHNGCPLTTPCLQPFGDPGDLREVVTYLHCRHPTAPLLAVSEGSGSGLLLAYLGESGSSSHLAAAACISPIFRGRDWFEARMPWLYEWPLLLHLKRGLSRYVGSLAKVVDVDRLLGSRSLRELEEALFCWTKSNPSSWEAYWEHNEPLRDADEAAVPVLCLCSADDPVRGPPSCTLPFELFRSSPYFFLLLTSRGGHCGFPQQGPGHSWGHEAVLEFFRAMMEFLRAEERRKGLLRSHRFGGPTVKPPIFTWQRSYTR from the exons ATGCCCCCCGAGGGGTTGGTGGCTGTGGCTCTGGTCCTTATTGGCCTGGGCTTTCTGGCCTGCTGCTTTtgggcaagaaggctggaggtgCCTGGAGActggggagaggaagaagaggggaTCCCCTTCATCGCCAAGGATGGCTCAGAGTGCTGCCGGCTGTTCTGCAAGCCCTCAGCACTGGCCCAGCACCTGGTACGGGGCTTGGGGCGGTCCGTGGTGCTGTGGgggggctgctggctgtggccaaACTGGCCCCAGCtccagatgctgcagcagctcctgcagctgcccaagccagagccagcagtgGCTCGGGAGTTCTTACAACTGTCTGATGCTGGACTGGTGGCCCTGGACTGGCTGGTTGGGCCACAgggggctgggagtgacaaTGGTGGGGGGGGCCCAAGCTCGGTGCTGCTGCTTATCCCCAATGCTGCTGGGAAGGTGACTGGtgggctcctgcagctggggctgcaggcactggagcagggcttCATCCCTGTCATCTTCAACCGCCGGGGTCACAATGGCTGCCCCCTCACCACCCCCTGTCTCCAGCCGTTCGGGGACCCTGGGGATCTGCGGGAGGTGGTGACCTACCTGCACTGCCGGCACCCCACTGCCCCACTTCTGGCTGTCAGTGAGGGCTCAggctcagggctgctgctcGCCTACCTTGGGGAGAGTGGCTCCTCCAGCCACCTGGCCGCTGCTGCCTGCATCTCTCCCATCTTCCGTGGTCgggactggtttgaggccaggaTGCCCTGGCTCTATGAGTGgccgctgctgctgcacctcaaGCGGGGACTCAGCAG gtatgTGGGGTCCTTGGCCAAGGTGGTGGACGTAGACAGGCTGCTGGGTAGCCGCTCGCTGCGGGAGCTGGAAGAAGCCCTCTTCTGCTGGACCAAGAGCAaccccagcagctgggaggcCTACTGGGAACACAACGAGCCCCTGCGTGATGCCGACGAGGCGGCGGTGCCGGTGCTGTgtctctgcagtgctgatgaCCCTGTCCGCGGCCCCCCGTCCTGCACCCTGCCCTTCGAGCTCTTCCGCAGCAGCCCTTacttcttcctgctgctgaCCTCGCGTGGAGGACACTGCGGCTTCCCCCAGCAGGgaccaggacacagctggggcCACGAGGCCGTGCTGGAGTTCTTCAGGGCCATGATGGAGTTCTTGCGGGCAGAGGAACGAAGGAAGGGGCTGCTGCGGTCCCACAGGTTTGGGGGTCCTACTGTCAAGCCCCCCATTTTCACCTGGCAGAGGTCCTACACCCGGTAG